The Stigmatella ashevillena genomic sequence CACCACACGGAGGGTGAGACGACGCCCAGCCGGGTGAACGTGTTGGGATATTTCATCCCCAGATACAGGGACACCAAGCCCCCCAACGAGGAGCCCGCGAGCCCCGTGTATGCGCCTTCGGGCTTGGTGCGGTAGGTGCTGTCGATCTGCGGTTTCAACTGCTCGACGAGAAACTGGCCATACGCATCCGCCAGCCCGCCCTGCTCATATTTGGGCGGATCGGGCACATGGGTGTACTCGGCAATGCGGTCCTCGGTGTTGTAGACGCCGACGATGATCAGCGGCTCCACCAAGCCCTCCTGAACGAGCCGCTGCGCCGTCTCGTCCACCCCCCACTCGCCCGCGAAGGAGGTGGATGCGTCCATCAGGTTCTGCCCATCGTGCATGTACAGCACCGGGTAACGGCGCGTGGAGTTGTCCTTGTAATCGGGCGGCAACCAGATGATGACTTTGCGCGGCTCCAAGGCGCTGTTGGTCGGCGTCACATCCAAGTACACGATGTTCCCGGTGAGCACCGGAGGGGGCGGCGGACGCGCCTCCCACCTCACCACCGTGATGGCCACCCGCTCGAACCCACCTCCTGTCCTGAAGGTGCGGTTGTCGATGTCCCCGCCCTCTGCGTTCCGCTCCACCGTCTCCCAGGAGCCGCGCGTCACCTTGAACTCGAGCGACGTCCCCGGCGCGAAGGACAGCGTGAGGGCGTAGCTGCTGTTCACCGCCTTGTAGAACTTCGCCTTCGCTGGGTCCCACGGCCCCAATTCCGGCTGATTGCCCGGCAGATAGAGGGAGTCGTCAGGAGACGTATTCTCTGGGACCGCCACCACGAAGACGGTCTGGGGCTGGGTGATGCCGGAGGGCGGCCCCCATCGCTCCACGGAGAAGCCCACGTTCTCCTCGTTCTCCCTCAGTGTGACGGTCCGCGCGGGAACCGCCTGGCCCAAGGCATCGAGGGCCACCTGCGCGGTGGGAGCGCTCATCCGCACGCTGTAGGTGAGCTCCTGATTCTTTGGCAGGCGCGTCTTGATCGAGAAGACCCGGCCGCCCTGATAGACGAGCTCCAGCCCCTGTCCGGAAGGACCGCTGAACCCCGGATCCGCCCCCTGGAGCAGGAGGACGGCATCCACGGGCGTCTCCGGAGGCACCGTCACGTCGAACTGAACGTCCGATGCGGTCTGTTCCACCGGGGGTGGGGGCGGAGAGGAGGAGTCACAGCCCACCACCGCCGTCAGGGCGAGCAGCAGGAGAAACGGCAACCGAGAGCGAGGCAGAGGTCCCATGCGGGGACCATTATGGCTCAGAACGGCCAGCGTGCCTTGCGCAGCAGGGCACTGGCCTCGGCGTTCTTCGGGTCCAGCTTCAGCACCTCCTCCAGGTGGCGCTTAGCGATGTTGCCGGCCTTCCCATCCATGAGGATCTGGGCCAGCAGCAGCCGCTGGGGGATGCGATCAGGCGCCAGTTCGACCGCCCGCTGCGCATGAACGCGCTGCTCGTTCCAGTCCGCCCCGAGCACACGGGAGACCCGGGCCGCCCGGAAAGCGGCCTCGACGTGCTGAGGGTCCAGGGAACAGGCCTTCCGGTAGAACTCCAGGGCCGCGGCGAGGTTCTGCTGCTTCTCCTCTGCCAGCCCCTGCTCGAACTCCTGCTTCCCGCGCTGCGCCTCGTTCCGCCTTCGGACCTCCCCCAGCAGCGTGGACGCCTCGCGGTTCTTCGAGTCCACCGCCAGCGCCTGGTTCAAGTCTTTGGTGGCCTGCTCGAAATCCCCCCGATCCAGCGCCGCCTTGCCCCGTGTCAGGAGCTCGGTGAGACGGTGGGTGCGTGCCAGATAGGGGTGGCGGGTGAGCCGTGACTGGCGCTCGGCCCGCCGCTCTTCATCCAGTGGCGAGAGAGGGGCCGCGGGGGCCGGAGTCGGCGGCGCGGGCGTCGGGCGGGCGGGCGGAGCCGGGGGGGCACCGGACAGCTCGGGATGCTCCCGGAGGTAGGCCGCGCGGCGCTCGGGCTGGGTGAGGACGGTGTGGGCCTCGGCCACACGCCGGAAGATGCGCTCGATGCGCGCCCGGAAAGAGCCCAGGTTCTTCCCGCCAAAACGATCGGGATGGTAGCGCTTCGACAGTTCGAGGAACGCCCGCTTCACCTCGTCGGTGGAGGCCCCTGGACGCAGCCCGAGCTGGGTGAAGTAATCCTGTCCCTCCTGCTTCCGCTCGAACTCGATGATGTCTCTCTGGAGTTCAGGCGCGAGGTCCACCAACTCAGGCATCTCCACATCTCCTCTAAAGGGCTCACGGCCCCGGTCTGGGTCAGGCGGGGGTCAAGACCCGCTCGAGGATGCGCATCCCCTCGTCCAGCTCTTCCCGGGTGACGGTGAAGGCGGGCGCGAAGCGAAGCGTCTTGTCACCCGCGGCATTCAGCAGCAAGCCCTGCTCCCGGCACCGGGTGATGATGGGCGCCACCTCCTGGTTGAGCTCAACGCCGATGAGCAGCCCCCGGCCGCGCACATCCTGCACGATCGTGGGCAGCCGGGCCTGGAGCTCACGGCCTCGGACCATGAGGTATTCGCCCTTCTCCGTCACCTCGCGGAGCATCTGCGGCTCGCGGATGAGGCGGACCACGACGTTGGCGGCGGTGGCCGACACGAGGTTTCCGCCAAACGTGGAGCCATGGGTGCCGGAAGGAAGGCTCTTGCCCAGCGCTTCCGAGCAGAGCATCGCCCCGATGGGCAGCCCATTGCCGAGCGCCTTCGCCAAGCTGATGGCATCGGGCTGGATGCCGTCGTGCTGGAAGGCGAAGAGCTTGCCGGTGCGACCCATGCCCGTCTGCACCTCGTCCACGAGCAGCAGAATCCCCTGCTCGTCACACAGCGCGCGCAGGGCCTTGAGGAAACCCGGAGGGGCGGCGCGCACCCCACCCTCGCCCTGCACGGGCTCCACCAGAATGGCGGCGGTCTGAGGACCCACCTTCTGGCGCACCGCCTCCAGGTCCCCGTACGGGGCGTGGAGGAAGCCCGCGGGCAGCGGCTCGAAGCCTTTCTGGTACTTGGACTGGCCGGTGGCGGTGACGGTGGCCAGCGTGCGGCCGTGGAACGAATTCTCGAACGTGAGGACCTCGAAGCGCTCGGGCGTCCCCCGGTCCTTCATCACCCGGCGCGCCAGCTTGATGAGCGCCTCGTTGGCCTCCGCCCCCGAGTTGCAAAAGAAGGCCCGCGGCAGCCCCGAGAGCGCGGTGAGCTGGGCAGCCAGCTCGATCTGCGGCTCCGAGTAGAAGGCATTGGAGACGTGCCACAGGGTCTCCACCTGCGCCTTCACGGCGGCGACGAGCTCGGGGTGGCAGTGCCCGAGCGCACACGTGGCGATTCCACCCAGCAGATCCAAGTACTGACGTCCATCGGCATCCCAGACCCGCGAGCCCCGACCCCGGACCAAGACGATGGGCTGCTGCTTGTAGTTCTGCAGCAGGTGAGCCTTGGCCTTGTCGATCCACGCTCCACTCGGGGCCTGCGAGGAAGTCGGCGCCGGAATGGCGGGGGTGGGATCGGTCTTGGGAGTCTGCAAGTCGGTTCCTCTCATGGGGCAGCGCGAAGCTGCCAAGGCTACAGGATATAGCGAGAGAGATCTTCGTCTTGAACGATCGACGCGAGCCGTTCGCGGACATAGGCGGCGTCGACCTTCAGGGCCTTCTGCCCCATCTCGCTGGCACCGAAGGACACTTCGTCCAGCAGCCGCTCC encodes the following:
- a CDS encoding alpha/beta hydrolase-fold protein, whose protein sequence is MGPLPRSRLPFLLLLALTAVVGCDSSSPPPPPVEQTASDVQFDVTVPPETPVDAVLLLQGADPGFSGPSGQGLELVYQGGRVFSIKTRLPKNQELTYSVRMSAPTAQVALDALGQAVPARTVTLRENEENVGFSVERWGPPSGITQPQTVFVVAVPENTSPDDSLYLPGNQPELGPWDPAKAKFYKAVNSSYALTLSFAPGTSLEFKVTRGSWETVERNAEGGDIDNRTFRTGGGFERVAITVVRWEARPPPPPVLTGNIVYLDVTPTNSALEPRKVIIWLPPDYKDNSTRRYPVLYMHDGQNLMDASTSFAGEWGVDETAQRLVQEGLVEPLIIVGVYNTEDRIAEYTHVPDPPKYEQGGLADAYGQFLVEQLKPQIDSTYRTKPEGAYTGLAGSSLGGLVSLYLGMKYPNTFTRLGVVSPSVWWADQDIVTRVNALPAKLPLRIWEDIGTEEGDSTQEETETVEDAQALRAALVGKGWVEGTDLKYTVIEGGRHNEKDWAARFDDILQFLYPEPPLTP
- a CDS encoding DnaJ domain-containing protein: MPELVDLAPELQRDIIEFERKQEGQDYFTQLGLRPGASTDEVKRAFLELSKRYHPDRFGGKNLGSFRARIERIFRRVAEAHTVLTQPERRAAYLREHPELSGAPPAPPARPTPAPPTPAPAAPLSPLDEERRAERQSRLTRHPYLARTHRLTELLTRGKAALDRGDFEQATKDLNQALAVDSKNREASTLLGEVRRRNEAQRGKQEFEQGLAEEKQQNLAAALEFYRKACSLDPQHVEAAFRAARVSRVLGADWNEQRVHAQRAVELAPDRIPQRLLLAQILMDGKAGNIAKRHLEEVLKLDPKNAEASALLRKARWPF
- a CDS encoding aspartate aminotransferase family protein — translated: MRGTDLQTPKTDPTPAIPAPTSSQAPSGAWIDKAKAHLLQNYKQQPIVLVRGRGSRVWDADGRQYLDLLGGIATCALGHCHPELVAAVKAQVETLWHVSNAFYSEPQIELAAQLTALSGLPRAFFCNSGAEANEALIKLARRVMKDRGTPERFEVLTFENSFHGRTLATVTATGQSKYQKGFEPLPAGFLHAPYGDLEAVRQKVGPQTAAILVEPVQGEGGVRAAPPGFLKALRALCDEQGILLLVDEVQTGMGRTGKLFAFQHDGIQPDAISLAKALGNGLPIGAMLCSEALGKSLPSGTHGSTFGGNLVSATAANVVVRLIREPQMLREVTEKGEYLMVRGRELQARLPTIVQDVRGRGLLIGVELNQEVAPIITRCREQGLLLNAAGDKTLRFAPAFTVTREELDEGMRILERVLTPA